A region of the Meles meles chromosome 18, mMelMel3.1 paternal haplotype, whole genome shotgun sequence genome:
GGGTTGGAGGCAAAGTCAGAGCTTTTATCTAAAAATGTTCTCTCTGTTTTACTCCAATCAAGTAATTGCTGATGCGCAACACCCTGCCCCAGGCTTCACACAAACGCTCCTGAGCTCTCCTGTGCCCCGAAGCCGTGCCGTGAACCCTCCTCAAGAGGCTCCAGCTGGAGAGAACGGGAAGAGCCTGCACAGTACACACCTGGCTTCCCCTAAGTGCGCCTGCGTACAGGCGTCCCCTCACCTGCAGCCGGCTGCGTCTGTTAACAGATGGTGGAGCTCCCGCCCCATGGTCAGCAGCGCAGCAGCCTCACCCGAGCTCACAGGcccgcacccctcccctccctcctctcctcgtGACCGCGTCACCATCTCCCGGCGGCGTCACCACAAAGGGGAGTAAAGCACAGTAAGGTTACTCTGAGAGACCCCGTCACAGACCTTCCGGTACGGCGCGCGCTGCAACCGCTGCCTTATCCTTAGCCGCTGCTGGGAACCTCTCACTGCACATCATGTATGAACATCACCATGGGTCAGTACGTCTGGGAACACAGGTGGATGCGTCGTGTTCGGTCCCGTCTGCGGTTTCAGGCATCCCCTGGGGGTCATGGAATGTGTCCCCCGTGGATAAGGGGGTCTGATGTATAAACCATTTTCATCCTTCCCAGGAGTATGTTTATCTGTACTGGTTCCAGCAGCTCAACAGACCTAGGACATTTCCAACTCAACTGAGATCCTAGTGCTGGACAAAGCCACCTCAGCTGCCTGGTTTCCTTTCTCCACAGGTTTAGGGGGAGAAGTGCGGCCTGTTTCATGAGACGCGCCCAGAGAGTGGGTTCACGGATACAAAGCACTCTGAGATTCCCAGGCAAAGGACAAGGACGATCAGCAAGCACTAAAGCCACGCTGAGCCCGCGGGAGTGCCGCTGTTCCTGTGGCCTCTCAATGCCCAAGAACCCCCGAAGCCTCCTCCGGACGGCGCAGACGGCCACGAGCAGCGCAGGGCTTCTGCCGGGCCTGACTCCAGAACCATGGGGAGGAGCCATCTGATCGCGCCAAGCGACCACCCTAGATGAAAGAACTTCATTTTCCGTTCCGCAGAGACGCCTGTGGCACTCGGAAAGAAGGCAGGTAATACATTTTTGTCCTTCCACCCGCACTCGCGATGATCTATCCAGTTACAAGAGAAATGACTTCATCGTAAATGTGCTGTGCAAACGGGAAATGCACTGGGAGTTCCTGTGAGGACCTGGACTCCGAGCTGAGCCTGCCagcccaggaggcacagagaaacggATGACTCAGCTTTCTGGTCACAGCAGCAACTCTGCTCCCCACGGCGCAAGCAGTGGCCCTTCAGCGAGAGCACTCCTGCTCCACCGACCATGTCCGCGCCGCCGCCCTTGCCACAAAGCAGGTCTTCAATGACAAGACAGCCCGGACCCACGCAAACTGCCTACCAGACCAGTACCTTCAAAAGGCAGAGAACATCCCAGCTCCACTCCATTGTGCCTGATAACGCAAACATCTGGCCATCAATCCAGCAATACCGACCTGACGGTCTTGGAGACAAAGGACCATGGGCAACTGTGGAGAACAATCTGAATGCCATCCTCCTATCACGgtgccaggctccctgcaggacCACACCTGcaatccagccagccagcctcccCCAGGATCACGGCAGCAGCAGGGCCAGCCTCCCTCAGGATCACACCAGTAACAGAGCTAGTCTCCTCCAGGATCACACCTGAAGACAGGACCAGCCTCCCCCTAGCATCGTAACTGTGAAAGTTGCCAGGCCACATGATCCAAAGAGAGCCGGCTTGGGCTGTGCAGATAAATGTGAGCACAGCAGACACTCCGGGCTGCTTCTTTGGAAGATGTCTGCCCCGTGGGTCGATGTACAGCAGCCCAGCTTTAATTCCCGGACACTCCATGAGGAGCAAACATCACAGGCAAAACCGAGGCCCACCCGTCTATATggccctgcagccctgccctACTTCCTGGGGCGGGCCTCACACCTCATACTTCACTAGGAACGCTGCTCCAAGTCTGGTGCTCAAACCACACCAGCCCATGGGGGGGCGAGGGGGACAGGGGGGACGACGGGGACAGACCAATACCGGGCAGTGGGAGAGCAGCGAGGAGCTCTGACAGCAAAGTGACGCTGCTGCGACATTTTTATCTTATTCTACAAAAACAATGGTCTGGGAAGGACTGGAAATTACAAAACCTGGTTCTTCAGCATAACTGACTTTTACAAGCACTTGTTCTAGACAGAGAACAAGAATCTGAAGACCCGACCGAGCACTCGGTTTCAGAGTCACAAGTCAATCCACAGTGTCGGTTTACACTAAGCCTATTTATCTCCCGAACAACCTCAACTCCGAGGTAGCTAAGGAACCCCACCCAGGCGGGTACGGGCTCCTCTCTCCAGGCAAAGGTACTAGTCTCTCCGTAGACACAGGTTAGTGGTCGTCCTGAGAGAACAAAACTACGTCTCTCCAGCTGAGCGAAGTCAGATGGTGAACTACGTGAACCCAACCCCAGGCTTGAGTCTGTCCTGCACAGCAGCCGGCCTTCCACCCAACACCCGCCGAGGACTGTCTTATCAAAGCGGCCTCTGGGTCGCCAGGCAAAGGTCACTCTCACAGGGCAACCGTTGACAAGGCAACTGAGGCAGGCTCACCGCCTCTCAGTACAGCCTCTCCCAGCTTCAGCCGCCACCCTAGGAAAGCTTCAGCCAGTTCAGGCAACTGGTCTTCTCTCCCCACGGCCAGGCCGCCGCCGCTTCGGAGCCCCTACTGTGCGCCAGACATCCTTGCACACTGCTCCCGAGAGAAAGTCCGTGAGAGGGAAAACACAAAACCAAGTATGAGGAGGTTACTAAGCTTAAGCTCTCTAAAGGTGCTTATGCGCGTTATGACGTCAGACCGCACGGTCCACCCAGGTAACACGCGGGCAGAGGCGGCCATCCCCTGCTCAACGGAGTGACTGGGTCTGATCGGGCATGGGCAGGAAGAAAACCTCCATTCCGCCGCTCATGAATGACagaggcaggggatgggagggccCCGAGGACCCTTCTGCCAGCCTCCAGCAGACAGACATGGACAGGAACAGACAGAGCCCGGGGCTCGCAGACACTGTCCCACCGGCTGAACAGAACAGAGGCTGTGCCAACTGCAGCACGGCCACCGCGCACACTCCTTTCTCCCCTCCGCTCTGCTGACCACAGAGAACGCGCGGTCCACGTGAGAACATGGCCCTCCCCGTTTTCAGTGTGAGCAGGTGTACGAGAGGTACCCTGACCCCAAGTGAAAGGGATCCTGGTGTCCAGTGCCTCACAAACATCGCCTCCGGCAGCGAGGGACCAAAGCACGTGCAAACTAAAGCTGAGGGCGGTGCAGGGCTGGGAAAGCCTCACCCCCACCAGCGACGCGGAGACCAGGCAACGTTCTGCCCAAGTGTGTGCTGTACAGGACACACGAGCTCCAAGGCCTTCCCAGCCCGTCGTTCCCAAGAGCCTCTGGGATCTGGTAGGCTTGGAGGCAGACTGAGGATTAGGACCATCCATTCTGGGGTCCACAGTGGCCCAAGTCCAGTACGTAAACTTTCTGAAGTCCAGGCATTGGAGAAATAGTCCCAACGTACTATCCCCTTCAAAAGGGCAACTGTGGGAAGGACTGGCATGACCGGCAGGGCACAGGGCTGCCTGACCGCCTCAGGGCAGCAGGCCGCTGGGAAGGCAGGCCAGCACTGGCTCTCTTGGCCCACACGGCCCTCCGCAAGTTGAAAGACGGGCCTCCTCGCAGTTTCCAACCTGTGAAAGCACAGGAAGTTCCAGGCAGAAATCCAAGACCCCACATGCCAGGACCACAATGAGGTGAACCCGCCCAGAGGAGTCGAGAGCGCTCTGATCAGAAGCGCAATGACGGTGAAGTGACTTAAGTTGTCATCACACCAGAATATGGGGCACATAACAATTTTCAAGACACGAGGACCCAATTCCTTAACTTACGCCTTCACCTACACAGGAAAAATGTGGTATGGAtgactccctccctcccaaggTCTCGAGCAGCCGTCTTTGACCCTGAACCACAGTGGCTGGTGAGCTCTCCAGCCACATCTCATTCTCGTAACAAGACGCCTCTCCTCAGCGGGGCAGCGCGTGGCCTGAATGGACCACCGTGCCGGCCAGGAGCCGCCTTCAGGAAACATCAGTTGCGTCTTAGGTGCACCTCAAAGGACGGGCCGTGGGGCTGTTGGGAGCGAGGGCATGAGAGGCACAGCCCATGGGTCCTGGGGACAGAGGACAGACCCTCTGGGCAGGTCAGCCTGATCTGAGGATCGAGAGCTCCGAGGTGCGGCCCGGAGGTGGCAGCGGGACCGCGCAGACAGGGCTCCCGCAGCAGCTTCGAAAGCACAGAGCCCACCGGAGGACGGAACGTCTGAAAACAGCCACTTTCTGATCCCCGTGTCAGGGTGCTAGTGGACGGGTTTTCAGAACGGCTCCTGCACCCTGGGTTAAAACTTCAGCCAAGGGGCACccagggggctcagtcgttaagcgtctgccttcagctcaggtcacgatcccaggtgctgggatcgagcccggcatcgggctcccggctcgcaggggagcctgcttctccctctcccgctgcccctgcttgtgctccctctcgctgcgtctgtcaaataaattgaaaaacaaaaacaaaaaacttcagcCAAAATGTACTGTTCTATAAATAACGCAAACCGTTTACATTCCGCCGGCGGCTCTCCGAAGCCAGGGCCGCAGGGCGCAGCCGGGCGGCTGGAGAGAAACGGCTCTGCAGAGCGGGGCGCAGCAGCACGGGTCAGCAGGACGGCGGGCCGGGGGCAGCGCGACCCGCCGGCTCGCTGCGGGGTAAGAAGGCGCCGAAGGCGGGGACGGACTCCGCAGACACGCGCGCCTCTGACACGGCACCCAGCACGCCcgggggcaggagggcaggctGGGGCGGGGCCCCCGACAGGTCCGCGGCCCCGCAGAAGGCGGCCCCGCACGTCCACCCCAAACGCGCGGCCCGGCCGCTGGGCTGCCTTCGCCGCGACCTCGCACGCGCGCCGACCCGCACCGACCCGGAGCGTCTTCCCACCCGGCTCTGGCGACCCACCCGCGCGTCCTGACGCTGGAGGGCGGCCTCGCGAGGACAGCGCTTTGCTACTTCCCCGCCTCTCGTGCCGCCGGCAGGGCAACGCCGACCTCGGCCGGACTCCCCCAGATCCCGCCGGCTCCCGCCCCGTGCGCAACCTGCACTCCGGGACGGGACGGCCCGCCCCGCCGGGGGACCCGCCCCGCCCCGGCGACCCCGCGCTCGGTCCTGCGGTCCAGCGGCCCAGGGCCCAGACCCGGGGGAGCTGCGGCGCCGCGGACGCCTCGAGCCGGCGCCCTGGACTGTCCCCGTGCCCACCCCCCCGTGCACAGGACGCAGGGGGCCGCACACCCGCCCGGTGGCCTTTGTCTGCCTGCGGGGACACCCAGGCGCGGACAccgggcgggcgggggcgcgggccgAGGCTCAGGGCCACTCCCCGGCAGCCCCGGGCGCGCGTCTGGGCAGGTGACCCCGAGGGCACGGGCCTGGCCCCGCCGAAGGGCCGAAGAGTTCGGCCTCCCCACACCCGCCGGGGGCTGCGGGGGCCCGGATCGGGCGGGGCGAAGGGGGGGCGGGCCCGGTCCCAGCCGCAGGCCGGGGAGGGGGTCCCCGGGGCGGCGGCTGGACGAGGGCCGAGGGGGTCTGGCCGTGGGTCCCCGAGTGCTCGGAGCGGAGTCCTCGGAGCGGGGTCCCCGACCCGGGGCccagggggcgggggctgggcggACGCCCGCCCGCCCGGGGGACGGCCCCGgcccggggggaggggcgcctCACCGAGATAGATGTCTCCGAAGGAGCCGCTGCCGATCTTCCGGCCCAGCCGGTACCTGTTCCCGACTCTGAGCTccatggcggcggcggcggcgggtcCGGCTCGCTCCTGCCCTCCCGGCCGCTTCCTGGGTCTGAGCTCGGGgaggcggcgccgctgctgccgctaCGGCGGATCGGGCTGCCGGCTCCGCCCCCCTCACGGCCCCGCTTTCACCATCGCTTTCCGGCCGCCCCGCTGCTCCCAGCGCCTCAATACGGGGCGGATGGGACAGTCCGAGCGCCGCCGCCCCTGCTCCGGCCCCCTCCGACCCCGCTCGCCCTCTCCCCGCCGCGGATGGACTCGGATCTTCCGGGCCTAAATCCCCCTTCAGCTGCCTGAAGGAGCCGCCGCCATCGCGCTGTGACGTCACTTCCCCTAGCAACCCGGCGGGGCGGGGCCACGCTGCCCGAGGGGCGGGGCCATGGCCtcgggcggcggggcggggtctgggcggggaggggcggggcccggggcggggaggggccagTGCGCACCCGTGTCCTCTGGACCCCGGGACTCCCAGGccatccctctttctctctttgcctcgcCGCTGCACCCCGCCCCGGGAGACCTCCTGCCCTGCCCACTCCCACATGCAGGCTCCACGTGCTGGCGCGGGGCCTTCGTTTATCCTGGCAGGTGTCCGGGAACCCAGCGGCTCCCCGCGACGGACCCGGGACAGGCCCCAGGCAGTGATTTTTgcaagagggaaagaggaagccGAGCTTGTCTGTCTGTCCAGGTCCTGGCACCCGCAGGACACAAGCTGGGACACAGGGACACAGGTGTGCGGGGCCTCTTGGGCTGCCCGTGGTCTACCCGGCAGCTCCTCTCCAGTCCTGCGTCACCTTCCCTGCTGCACGGCGGGCTGCTGTCCTCCCACGTAGGACATCTGTCTGGTCGTCTGGTCCTCCGCGCTCAAACCCGGAGCCTGCTGTCGGACCCGAAAGGAGAAGGTGAAGCTACCAGGGCCTCAGTCCCATCTTCCTGGGAACGGAATCAACCTTTTCATCTCGTTTGTGTTGGGCCTGAGTGTTCTTCCTtgggaaagagagcaggagcGCTAAAGTTGAGAGTGGCCACCAGCTTCAAAGACCCAGAATCCTGATTCTGACCACTGGGAGGGAAGTCCTCCAGAGATGTGTCCAAAGCAAGAAGGACTGACCTTCGTGGCATTGCTTCTCGAGGCCTATGCCCACCCAATGTGGAAAGGGAGAACCGTCAAGCAtcatgttttgtttggtttttaatatttaaaaaaaattttttttacagattttatttatttgacagagagagatcacaggtaggcagagaggcaggcagagagacaggaggaagcaggctccccgctgaggggccccactgagtcacccaggcgccccagcaccaTGTTAAGACAGACTTCTGAACATCGAGTGGATACCCACTGCTCTGTGCACAGGGTCCCGGCAGGTGTGGGCGAGACAGCAGCACAAGCTGACCTTCCCTGGGGTGGCCAGGAAGAAAGCAGGGGAGTCAGTGCTCTCCCCCCTGCACAAAGCAGGTGGGCTATCCCCCTGGCAGGTCTCCCCTCTCCAGCAGTCAGTCTCAGGAGTGCAGCCCCTGCCCCAAAAGGGCTGGGGAGGCTGATATCAAGTCCTGAGCAGTGTGTAGCAATGCCTAGAGACAGGAGAGGCTGGGAATGCCCCACGGCCTTGTGTCAGCCTGGTTTCTCTGTCTCACAGGGTGGGCGTGGGGGATTTTGTCAAACCAGTAAAAataggttgttggcagaattcccAGATGAAAAGGGGCCTGTTCCCCCTCCCAGAAAGCGGTGAGTACAAACTGGGAACAGAAAGGGGCCTGGAAGTACAGTCCACCGGCCACTCCCTTAGCTGCCCTAGGCTGGTCACAGGCCAGCAGTCCATTCTGGGGACTAAGTGTCCTCTCTCAAAAAGAAGCTGCAACTCTTTGGGTCTCCCCCAGGCCCAGGGTTCTGCCCATGTCACCTATTTATGCTTGGACTTGGTCAGGATAATCAGCCAACAGCAGGACCAAAGTCCTTGTTTGTGTTACTCCCCCTAATGGGGGAGTACCCGGAAGGAAGAGACTGCGCAGGACCCAGGACCGGAGGCACCTCTCAAGGAGCCATTCACCAGGGCCTGTGCCTTGCACATTCCTTAGTTTCCCGTTTGTGAAGCACCTGTAGGAGGGGGGCCTGCCAAGGCCGCGCTATGACAGATGCTCCCCCACTTGCAGCCTCCAGAGGCCAGGATGCCTCAGAGTGGGGCTGACCTGGCTGGTGAACTCTCCAGAGTCCTCTCTGTCCTCATGTGCTCTGCCATTCACTTGTCGTGCGGGGCCGAAGTCGATGCCCCAGACCCTTGGAGCGTCGTCGGTGAGAGGACCAGGAATGATAGAGCGAGGGGGCCGGCACAGGCGCGCCTGTGGTCTTGTTGGGAACAGCCTGACCGGTGTCCCAGCTCACACTGACCCAGGCAACACCTGCAAGTGCCGCCGGCACGTAGTGGGCCCTCAGCAGACCCGGCCTCGAGAATGGCTCACACGGATGATGCCCCACTCCCGAGCCAGGCCTTTGCCGCTGGGGCGGCCTCCCCCGGTCTCCCCCTGGGTGGGTTTCCCTGCCCCCTTCACGGCCCGCTGGCCCCGTCTGGCAAGGGCGCTGGCCCGTGCCGTGTGCTCCCTCGGAAACTCCAGCCCCGGTCTCCCCCGGTGTGCTCCCGACTGGGCTGGGGGGGCTCCTCCGCCGCTCCCCGGGGTCTCTCCCGCCAGACCCCGCCCCCGCTGCGCCCCACCCCCAGACACGCTCCGCCCCTTGCCGCCCGGGGCGCCGCGCTTCGCGGTCCGCAGACCTTTCCCGCTGCCCCCGCCTGCGGTTTCAGGGGACTCTGCCAGGCACTGTCCCCGCCGCTCCCACCCCAGCGGCCTCTGGCCTCTTGGGCAGCCCGGAGACCTCGGAGGACAGCGGGTCCCGCCGCCCCGCCGTCCTCCCGCGGAAGCAGAGCGCGATCGGGGATCCGGGACCGCCCTCGCCCGCGTCGCGGGGCGTCTGCGCGCGGCCGGACACGCGGTTCACTCGCTGTCCAACCCGCGAGGCGCCGTTCGTGCGCTCACGGGGCGTCCCCGCCGTCCGCTTTACGGTGCCATCGCCCCGAGGAGAAGCGTGTGTCCGCCCCGGGCCCCGCGCCCCAGGAACCATCCGGGCCCGCGCTCTCGCCCGCCGGCGTGGCCGGGGCTGGCACCGGGCTGCCGAGGTTTGGGATTTCCCGCCCCTGCGAGCGCACAGTCCCGCTCCCAcggcccggcccgggcccccGCCAGACTCTCCGCTCTCGGGACGGAGGCGCGCGGTGCGCGTGTCCCGGCAAAGGGCCCGGCCCGGGACGGGGGTCCCTGCGCACGGACTCCTCCCCCCGGCGGGCGCGCGCGGGTTCCCGTGGTTTTAGCTGCTCTGACCCGAGAGACGGTGACGCCCCGGTCCTGATTCGCCAGTTCTTTCTCTGCCCCAGGTCGCAGGTCGCCCAAGGAGCTTGCCCTGCAGCCCACGAACGGGGACTGAGTCCTTTGCACGAATCACGAGGACCTGCGGCTCCCCTGGGCCAGAGCTTGGGGCGGCTCTCGGTCACTGACAAGAGGCTCACACCTGGAGAGAAGGTCACCCCGGCGGCCACCTCTTCGTCCGGGTCCCCTGGGAGCACGGAGGTGAGCGGGCTTCTCGCTTCTGCCCCGGCGGCGTGTGACAAACCGGAGCGACGCGAGCGCGCTGTCCCCTCAGTACCATGTTCTCCGGAcgcagaaactgaggcccagagactgTCCGGCTAAAATTGCTAAGCTTTCCGGGGCGGCTGCAATTTAAAATATccgtatgattttttaaaaaaagattttatccattcgtttgacagagagacagagcacgagcgggcagagggagcagcggcagagggagcagctggcttcctgctgagcgaggagccctcACCTGCGCAGGGGAAGAGCTGCGAGGGGAGGCGGTAGGAGCACCACGTGCTGGCAGGGTTGGGGAAGGGCGGTGTGGGACACCCTGAAGCCGGTAAGCCGGAAGGGCCCCCAGAGGCAAGGAGGGTACAGAACGCGATctcaggacagggagggaggcaaagggaTAAGGGGCCTCTGCCAGCCCCTCTTGTATCTGTACGTGTGCCTGTGTGCAGGCGGCATGCATGCacaggtgtgtgtctgtgtgtgcatgtgtgcaccgCCAGAGGGGCAGGCGCCACACGGAGCCGTGGGCATGCATGTGTGCACCTGTGAGCTCATGCTGTGCACACGGATGCACACACGTGCCCATATACCCATGCATGTGGGCACACAGGCTTGCATGCATGCTGCGTGTAGTGGGAATGACCATCGCTCTGGAACTGGGGAAAGGAAGCGCTAAGTAAAGACTCTGTATGGAAAGGACCACTGGGGGGGGGTGGGTTCTAAAAAAACTGgaagctgggggcagggactgAGGGGAGTAGACTTTCCAGAGGTCTCGTTataggcagggaggaggggagcaaaGGCGAATAAATGTCTTCTAGAGATTTATCTTGTTGGCCACAGCTACATGGCCACAGGCACTGTTCGGAAGCTCAAGTCCCACGCAGGAACTGCTCTGCTTAAAACCACTGTACTCCTGGTGAGAGTGCCAAGCGATGCAGCCGttttggaaaactggaaaatggtGGGGCGTTCCCTCGAAAAGGTGAAggtcagagcgcctgggtggctcagtgggttaagcctctgccttcagctcgggtcatgatctcagggtcctgggatcgagccccgcgtcgggctccctgctcagcggggaacctgctcccccccagcccgcctgcctctctgcctacttgtgatctctgtctgtcaaataaatcaataaaatcttaaaaaaaaagaaaaagaaaaggtgaaggTAGTGTTCCCGGGTGACCCAGCAGTTCCCTGGAGAACTGAAAACGTCGTCCACACCGCAACATGCCTGCAAGTGTTCAGAGCAGCGTTATTTTATGTATAATCACAGTATTCTAGCCTGAAGTAGAAACAGCCCGAATGTCCATAccagatgaacggataaacaaaacACGGTCTGTCACAGAATGTTTACTGGAATGGAGAACGGATGCCCGCCGCAGGATGGCTGGGCCTTGGACACAGTGCACTGGGTGAGAGAAGCCAGACTCAGAGGGCCATGTCCTGTGGGGTTCCGTggatgtgaaatgtccagaacagggaCAGAAAGTGGATTGGGGGCTAGGGAGGGAGCTGCGGATGGGGCTGCCGGCAAACTGCTGACAGGCGAGGGGTCTACTCCTCCTTTGGGGTGACAAAAACATCTCAGAACTAGGTAGAGGTTATGATTATGCGACATCAAGAATGTGTAAAAAGCCACTttactgtatactttaaaatggcaAGAAGGGTGAATTGTACATTAAGTGAATTTTaccttaaaataacacaaattagcCCTGGGGACTGAACTCAGATTCCTTGCTGGGGTTTAAATGGTCCTCACTGTGTCCCCTCTCATGCCCCCACAGAAATGACTTGCAGTTCCCTGAAAGCATCAGtgactcctgccccagggccttggcaCATGCTATCCCTTCCACCTGTAATGTTTTTGTCTCTGACCTGTGCTCAACTAAGTTCCCTGTTTCCCTTTCCCCAGTGACTGATACTGATCTAGTGCCCATGGGACACACAAGTGGCAGAGGACCAAACAGGGTCAGAGGAGCCGCCGCCCTAAGGGCAGTGGCTCAGGGGCTGAGCTTGGAGCTCGCCCCAGCGTCTGTTCCTGCTCTGCCACCGGCTCTGCAAACTTGGGCAGGCGACTccacctccctgtgcctctcctttctcctctgtgaaatggagataatccCCCGCCAAGTCTGGAGGCAGTAGAGAGGGCGAACAGGGTTTAAAAGAGGGCCCAGAGCCGAGCAGTGGCCGTGTGAATATTAGCTGCTCACAGAACTACTGTTTATTTGGGAAGTTAGTCGTCAGGCAGGTGGCAGGGTGGCGTGCGCCTGCAGAACTGCGCATGGGACCTGGGCCTGACAGTTGCCTCCTGCTCAGATCACAGAGTGAGTCGGGACCCACGCCCACCCCTCGCCTCTGGACCTGTACCCACCTGTGCACTGAGGGTGCTGGGCCCAGCGCTAATGAGGAGCCTCATTTAACTAACAAAATCCACCGGCTGCCTCCCTGAGGGCATGAGGAGGGACAAGCCAACTGTTGTAAGGTGAACAGTAGTTACCAACTGgacaggagcagcaggcaggcacAGGCTGTGGTTTAGCCTCCAgcagcttctccctcctcccccagagaCCTGAAGGAGTGACCTCAGCCCAGAGGAGGGGAGCCAGCAGGAAGGGTCGGTGGTGGGGCCTGACGGGTCTCCTGGGGGTGAGAGGCTGCTTGTGTGTACGTGTTCCATGCAGCTGGTGTCCAGCCGCCAGCCAAGGAAAACTCTGGGAAATGCTGGGGTCACCTGGGCCCCAGCTAGCCAGAAGCACCAGGAGGAGCCAGGAGGAGCAGTCAGGTCCCAGGCACTCGACGCCAGCCTTGCCACTGGCAAGCAGAGGCGTGCAGCCTGAACCCACAGCAGCAGGGAAAAGGAAGTCTGTTCATGACCCCAAGCACCTTCCAGGGATCTGGGACAGAGGCCAGGCTTGGGCTGGGACTCCAGCCCCAGTAGGCATCTGCTTTGAAAGCAGCCACCAACCTCGCATAGCTGTTTAAACTAATTAAAACGAGGggtgttcagttggttaagcaactgcctttgccttgggtcgtggtcctggggtcccatgggatcgagtcccgcatcaggctccctgctccttggggagcctgcttctccctctccctgtggctgctgctccccttgcttgtgctctctctctctgtctctctccatcaaataaataaataatcttaaaaaaatatttttttgagaacatgatttttattttgtaatattgaTCTTTATTACATATATCCGTATTTCATTTGCAGTCTTTATCTCTAACTTACCTTGATCTCTCTATTTCAATATGTttcctaattaaaacaaaacaaaagtacgGATCCCCTTCCTCAGCCTCACTCGCCACGTTCCAAGTGCTCAGCGCTGCCTGGACTGGACAGCACAGAACAGAGCATTTCCATTCTGGAAAGCTCTCATGGGCAGGCCTACAGGAGATCAGGGGGCCCAACCGGGCTGGCGGTGTGGGGGGCACGGCCAAT
Encoded here:
- the LOC123930086 gene encoding serine/arginine repetitive matrix protein 3-like, which translates into the protein MAHTDDAPLPSQAFAAGAASPGLPLAPVSPGVLPTGLGGLLRRSPGSLPPDPAPAAPHPQTRSAPCRPGRRASRSADLSRCPRLRFQGTLPGTVPAAPTPAASGLLGSPETSEDSGSRRPAVLPRKQSAIGDPGPPSPASRGVCARPDTRFTRCPTREAPFVRSRGVPAVRFTVPSPRGEACVRPGPRAPGTIRARALARRRGRGWHRAAEVAGRPRSLPCSPRTGTESFARITRTCGSPGPELGAALGH